In Candidatus Defluviilinea proxima, a single genomic region encodes these proteins:
- a CDS encoding phospholipid carrier-dependent glycosyltransferase — MSMIQEALEKIHIKQQMKAEWLNFFLFFLLALFILSGVSIVPFHGDEATFIWLSRDYDTVIRRGLVKDIMFEPDGDAKDGQNTRMTTGSIFPFSVGLLCDIVNMNNDAVVNRWDWVYPPDEGDRMWSENIRNGNLPNTTLLLLARFVSAFAGALSLVFIFLSARRLLSSQLSAWMAVLLLATHGDFLVNVRRAMQEGVKFLFLSIVLYVASVMLTEISQHRRVYVWLGVASGLTLAAKQDAAPVLVAIYIVLVLIPLWKRETQYVILLNILYIFASTLVAFAVFYALMPVLWHWFLNVPVLIGIALLLFHIPSMQNKRIALIGITVLLAITIWMGAYQPLGALVHERQRTLNGQVGYRIKYDLFYLDTPKKRALFTLKSLFRSSVMYMESPRFDIGPINEQIATYEASLVHGRINSLALDTITAILFFTGIWTLLKHFGIRSLLFFSLLLIPTIILCITVPLAFQRYFLILQIPYSLIAGAGVGQAWEWGKTLTEQSIRQKS; from the coding sequence ATGTCGATGATACAGGAAGCACTTGAAAAAATCCATATTAAACAACAAATGAAAGCCGAATGGTTGAATTTTTTCTTATTTTTCCTGTTGGCTTTGTTTATTCTATCAGGTGTATCGATTGTTCCATTTCACGGGGATGAAGCGACTTTCATCTGGTTAAGCCGCGACTATGACACTGTCATACGACGGGGACTAGTGAAGGATATCATGTTCGAACCCGATGGTGATGCCAAAGATGGTCAGAACACCCGCATGACAACGGGATCGATCTTCCCATTTTCGGTGGGGTTACTATGTGATATTGTAAACATGAATAATGATGCAGTAGTTAACAGGTGGGATTGGGTCTATCCGCCCGACGAAGGCGACCGTATGTGGAGCGAGAATATCAGGAATGGCAACCTGCCAAACACAACCCTTTTGCTTTTGGCGCGTTTTGTTTCGGCATTCGCAGGTGCCTTAAGCCTTGTATTCATTTTCCTTTCTGCCAGACGGCTATTATCTTCACAACTCTCAGCATGGATGGCTGTCCTATTGCTCGCCACACACGGAGATTTTTTAGTGAACGTCCGCCGAGCCATGCAAGAGGGCGTCAAGTTTCTTTTCCTGTCCATTGTGCTGTATGTTGCATCAGTTATGTTGACAGAAATAAGTCAACACAGACGTGTGTATGTATGGCTGGGTGTTGCCAGCGGCCTGACCCTCGCCGCCAAGCAAGATGCTGCACCAGTATTGGTGGCAATCTATATTGTCCTTGTTCTTATACCGCTCTGGAAAAGAGAAACGCAGTATGTGATCCTTTTAAATATCCTTTACATTTTTGCGTCTACCCTCGTTGCATTTGCTGTCTTTTATGCTTTGATGCCGGTCTTATGGCATTGGTTCTTGAACGTACCAGTATTGATTGGTATTGCCCTCCTTCTTTTTCATATCCCATCCATGCAAAATAAGAGGATAGCATTAATAGGTATTACTGTCTTACTAGCCATTACTATATGGATGGGAGCATACCAACCGCTTGGCGCACTAGTACACGAACGACAAAGAACTTTGAACGGACAGGTAGGGTATAGGATAAAGTACGATTTGTTTTATTTAGATACACCCAAAAAACGAGCCTTGTTCACCTTAAAGTCGCTTTTCAGATCAAGTGTGATGTATATGGAATCCCCTCGCTTTGATATTGGCCCGATCAATGAACAGATCGCGACGTATGAGGCATCACTCGTACATGGACGCATAAATTCGCTGGCTTTGGACACAATCACTGCGATACTGTTCTTTACAGGTATATGGACATTATTAAAACATTTCGGCATTAGGAGCTTGCTATTCTTCTCATTGCTTCTTATCCCTACGATCATTTTATGTATTACAGTTCCACTTGCATTTCAACGATACTTCTTGATCCTGCAAATCCCATACTCCCTTATCGCGGGGGCAGGAGTTGGGCAGGCTTGGGAATGGGGAAAAACATTAACTGAACAGTCAATAAGACAGAAAAGCTAA
- a CDS encoding SIMPL domain-containing protein (The SIMPL domain is named for its presence in mouse protein SIMPL (signalling molecule that associates with mouse pelle-like kinase). Bacterial member BP26, from Brucella, was shown to assemble into a channel-like structure, while YggE from E. coli has been associated with resistance to oxidative stress.), whose amino-acid sequence MKNKFLLVTALALFALVISACGPTTVNQAAQPPLRTINVTGNGSVDLVPDIAYIYVGVHTEKPSAAEAVAENNTQTQKMIQALKDFGIDAKDIRTTNFSIYPQDKYDPQTGTPTGEKTYMVDNTVYVTVRDLGKLGDLLDTVVAAGANTVNSIQFDVADKSDALKKARADAVKDASTQAQELADAANVKLGEVQSVGFYDSQPYPVYAGKGGGGGAVMDAAVPIQPGQLTFNVTVSMTYEIK is encoded by the coding sequence ATGAAAAACAAATTTTTACTTGTAACTGCATTGGCTTTGTTTGCGCTGGTCATTAGCGCGTGCGGGCCGACTACCGTCAATCAGGCGGCACAACCGCCCCTGCGCACGATCAATGTGACAGGCAATGGGTCTGTAGACCTCGTGCCAGACATTGCCTACATCTATGTGGGTGTTCACACCGAAAAGCCGAGTGCGGCTGAGGCTGTGGCTGAAAATAATACCCAGACTCAAAAGATGATCCAGGCGCTCAAAGATTTCGGCATCGATGCAAAGGATATTCGCACCACCAACTTCAGCATCTATCCTCAAGATAAGTACGATCCGCAGACTGGCACCCCTACCGGCGAAAAGACCTATATGGTGGATAACACCGTTTATGTGACCGTGCGTGACCTCGGCAAACTCGGCGACCTGCTCGATACGGTTGTGGCCGCTGGCGCGAATACCGTCAACAGCATTCAGTTCGACGTGGCCGATAAGAGCGATGCTCTCAAGAAAGCTCGTGCCGATGCTGTGAAGGATGCCTCCACACAGGCACAGGAATTGGCCGATGCCGCCAACGTCAAACTTGGCGAAGTGCAATCCGTCGGTTTCTACGATAGCCAGCCTTACCCCGTCTATGCTGGTAAAGGTGGCGGTGGTGGAGCAGTGATGGACGCGGCTGTGCCGATCCAACCTGGGCAGTTGACCTTCAATGTGACCGTCAGCATGACGTACGAGATCAAATAA
- a CDS encoding DNA double-strand break repair nuclease NurA yields the protein MPIDYQQIYAKIQEIGKGARERKKTLDERRSKARELLNVYASELDALRSKVDSAKAIDPNIRCALPLDEPLASSYPPPDSAIQATLIAADGSQINPDRHAAIQFSLVNVGAITMRLNSGEAPKIDTESELLYGEDLLPNGIPLSDGMVALKRDVAERTKLDELSKGIEGPVVTFTDGPVELWGAKGEDAQSYFDYVEKYKGVLSRLQSRGVITAGYVDKPSADLVVRLIEIMMADNEQIQKLREFHPLRGVSDRWLYGEHTNPLLPPGHRSAIFQIQSSSEKSYKGTLSLHFFYLNVGTEGHPWPVRVEIPKWVVDDKQKLDLLHGVLVEQCRMMGSRPYPYLLHRAHETAVVKNEEKQQIEQLLTLELRKNNEDVDDGSYKQSAKDLQGRTKR from the coding sequence ATGCCAATAGACTACCAGCAAATCTACGCAAAGATACAAGAGATCGGCAAAGGCGCACGCGAACGCAAGAAAACACTGGACGAAAGACGTTCCAAAGCGCGCGAATTGCTGAATGTATACGCGTCTGAATTGGATGCGCTTCGCTCCAAAGTGGACTCGGCCAAAGCGATTGACCCAAACATCCGATGCGCGTTACCGCTTGATGAACCACTCGCCTCATCCTACCCCCCGCCTGATTCAGCTATCCAAGCCACCTTAATCGCCGCTGACGGTTCGCAGATCAACCCAGACCGTCATGCCGCGATCCAGTTTTCGTTGGTCAATGTCGGTGCGATCACGATGCGTCTCAATTCTGGCGAAGCGCCCAAGATCGATACTGAAAGCGAGTTGCTCTACGGCGAAGATCTTCTCCCCAATGGCATTCCGCTTTCAGATGGCATGGTGGCCCTCAAACGTGATGTCGCCGAACGCACCAAACTGGATGAATTATCCAAAGGCATCGAGGGACCCGTTGTTACATTTACAGATGGCCCTGTTGAATTGTGGGGTGCAAAAGGCGAAGACGCACAATCCTATTTTGATTACGTTGAAAAATATAAGGGCGTGCTCTCACGCTTGCAATCCCGTGGGGTCATCACAGCTGGATATGTAGATAAGCCGTCCGCTGATCTGGTTGTACGTTTGATTGAAATCATGATGGCAGACAATGAACAAATTCAAAAGCTACGTGAATTCCATCCGTTGCGCGGGGTGAGTGACCGTTGGTTGTACGGCGAACATACAAATCCGCTTTTGCCACCGGGGCATCGCTCGGCCATATTCCAAATTCAATCAAGTTCAGAGAAAAGCTATAAAGGCACCTTATCTTTACACTTCTTCTATCTCAACGTCGGCACAGAGGGACATCCCTGGCCTGTGCGTGTTGAAATCCCCAAGTGGGTGGTGGATGATAAGCAGAAACTGGACTTATTACATGGTGTGCTTGTTGAGCAATGCCGCATGATGGGAAGTAGACCATACCCATATCTATTGCATCGTGCGCATGAGACCGCAGTAGTAAAGAATGAAGAGAAACAACAGATCGAGCAGTTGCTGACTCTGGAGTTACGCAAGAACAACGAAGACGTGGACGACGGTTCGTACAAACAGTCCGCGAAGGATTTGCAGGGAAGAACGAAAAGATAA